The Streptomyces sp. NBC_01298 genome contains the following window.
ACGTGCTCCAGCGCCCGCAGAAGCTGCTGACCGGCATCGGCGGGATGCTGCTGCTGACGGGCTGCTTCGTGATGTGCCTGGACGCCTCGATCCGCGCCTTCGGGGGCGGCGAGGACATCAGCTACGCGAGCATCGCGGTGGTCTTCCTCGCCGGCAATGCCCTGGGTTCGGCCGCTCCGACGCCGGGCGGCATCGGAGCGGTGGAGGGCGCGCTGACCCTGGGTCTGGTGGCGGCGGGGCTGGACGGCCAGGTGGCGTTCTCGGCGGTGCTGCTGTTCCGCGTGGTGACGTTCTGGCTGCCGGTGCTGCCGGGATGGATCTCCTTCAACTTCCTGACGCGCAAGGAAGCGATCTGAACCCCCTGGCGATCTGAGCCCCTTGGCGATCCACATCCCCTGGAGCCCTGTCGGAGGCCCGGCCTAGGCTGGCCGGATGAACGACATACGGATCGTGACTGACCGGGCCGAGTGGCGGGACGGCTTCGAGGAGCGGGTGCTCGCCGGGTACCGGGCCGCGGGGTGCTCGGAGCCCCTCGCGCGGGCCCTGCTGGAGCGGGCGCTGAAGGGCGTCGACGGCTGGACGGTGGCCACGGACGGCGCCGGATGGATCGCGGTCGGGGTGTCGGAGGACAACGGGGCCGCCGTGGGCCGGATCCACGACCTGACGGCGGGGCCGGGGCCGGCCGCGGCGGCGGCCCGGGAGTGGGCCGAGCGCTGGTGCGCCGAGCGGGGCGCCGGCCGGGTGGAGGTCCGCCTCACGGGCGCCGCCGACGACGCGCACGCGGTCTTCGCCGACTACCCCGTACGGGGCCAGAACCGGATGCGCGCCGCCGCCGAGCGGCCGGAGCTGCCGCCGGGCCTCGGCGTCCGCCCGCTCACCGAGGAGGAGTACCCCGGCTGGTACGCGGGCGAGGAGGCCGCGTACGTCGCGGACATCGTCCGGGCCGGAGCCCTGACCCCGGAGCAGGCCAAGACCAAGTCCGACGAGGACTTCGCCCGCCACCTCCCCCAGGGCTACCGCACCCCCGGGCACGCCTTCTACGCGATGGAGGCAGACGGGCAGGTGATCGGCACGGGCTGGGTGAACCACGGCTTCCTGCCGGGCGTCACCTTCGGCTTCTCGCTGGAGGTGTACGAGGAGCACCGCGGCAAGGGCTACGGCCGGGCCGCGATGGCCGTCGGCGAGTGGGCGGCCCGGCAGGGCGGCGACGAGGCCATGATGTTCAACGTCTTCGGCGGCAACGAGGTGGCCATGAGCCTGTACGAAGCCACCGGCTTCACCGTCCTGGACGAATTCCGCTCACTGCCCCTCTGACCCGCTCCCCTCTGACCCCGTCTCCTCTCTGAAGGGCGGTCCGCGGTCCCTCAGAACACCAGCAGCAGCGAAGCCAGCAGCGCCGCC
Protein-coding sequences here:
- a CDS encoding GNAT family N-acetyltransferase → MNDIRIVTDRAEWRDGFEERVLAGYRAAGCSEPLARALLERALKGVDGWTVATDGAGWIAVGVSEDNGAAVGRIHDLTAGPGPAAAAAREWAERWCAERGAGRVEVRLTGAADDAHAVFADYPVRGQNRMRAAAERPELPPGLGVRPLTEEEYPGWYAGEEAAYVADIVRAGALTPEQAKTKSDEDFARHLPQGYRTPGHAFYAMEADGQVIGTGWVNHGFLPGVTFGFSLEVYEEHRGKGYGRAAMAVGEWAARQGGDEAMMFNVFGGNEVAMSLYEATGFTVLDEFRSLPL